A window of the Cannabis sativa cultivar Pink pepper isolate KNU-18-1 chromosome X, ASM2916894v1, whole genome shotgun sequence genome harbors these coding sequences:
- the LOC115713059 gene encoding uncharacterized protein LOC115713059 — protein MEAQGSSLNQSLSGKAFCKCSEGWSCVITRTVGPDAGKIFAKCGGGCCCTVSADGTVCQELNIVEEGGKKGEAYCECGEGWKCVISKLEGPDVGKPYYECAEKSCVCTTTTTSTA, from the exons ATGGAAGCCCAGGGTTCCAGCCTCAATCAATCTCTCAG CGGAAAAGCATTTTGCAAGTGCAGTGAAGGGTGGAGCTGTGTGATCACTCGCACGGTGGGGCCCGACGCTGGCAAAATCTTCGCCAAATGCGGCGGAGGATGCTGTTGTACTGT TAGTGCAGATGGGACAGTGTGCCAAGAGTTGAATATTGTGGAAGAGGGTGGTAAGAAGGGAGAGGCATATTGTGAGTGTGGAGAAGGGTGGAAGTGTGTGATTTCTAAGCTTGAAGGGCCTGATGTGGGTAAACCTTACTATGAATGTGCTGAAAAAAGTTGTGTTTGTACTACTACTACCACTTCTACTGCCTAG
- the LOC133032172 gene encoding uncharacterized mitochondrial protein AtMg00810-like, with product MDVKNSFLNGDLHDEVYMVPPLGDDLHEIEMLKSELASQFEMKDLGSLRYFLGNEVAFSPKGYLLSQSKYTADIIERARLTDTRVVDTPFELNVQYSPSDDSPLEDPTLYQPLVAVCQFIASPTTVYWIAVLCILQYLRGTIFQSLLLPSTSSLELQAYCDADHGRDPTN from the exons ATGGATGTTAAAAATTCCTTTCTGAATGGTGACTTACACGATGAAGTCTACATGGTTCCTCCTCTTG GGGATGATTTACATGAAATTGAAATGTTGAAGTCAGAATTAGCTTCTCAATTTGAGATGAAGGATTTAGGTTCTCTGCGCTATTTTCTAGGTAATGAAGTTGCCTTTTCTCCAAAAGGTTATCTTCTTTCTCAGTCAAAGTACACTGCTGACATTATTGAGCGTGCCCGCCTTACTGATACTAGAGTTGTTGACACTCCCTTTGAGTTGAATGTTCAATATTCTCCTTCTGACGACTCTCCTTTGGAAGATCCTACTTTGTATCAACCATTGGTTGCAGTCTG TCAGTTTATTGCTTCTCCTACTACTGTTTACTGGATTGCTGTTCTTTGCATTCTACAATATCTTCGGGGTACCATCTTTCAGAGCCTACTACTGCCTTCTACCTCTTCTCTGGAGTTACAAGCTTACTGTGATGCAGATCATGGTCGTGATCCCACAAACTGA
- the LOC115705030 gene encoding abscisic acid 8'-hydroxylase 1-like: MEVSMLMIMGVISTVLVSILFVFQILFWATPKDMEGIPGRLGWPVIGESFSFISEFSSPSGIFTFMNKRQQKYGKVFKSFVLGRFTVFMTGREASKILLSGKDGMVSLNLFYTGQQVLGPTSLLQTTGDAHKRLRRLIAEPLSIDGLKKYFNFINSLTISTLDNWHGRTVFVLEEASTFTLQVIGHMIMSLEPSGEEQEKFRANFKLISSSFASLPFKIPGTAFHRGIKARDRMYAMLDSIILKRRNGEGSFQEDFLESLLVKHSKLEVDEEDDNNNNKLTDKQLKDNILTLLVAGHDTTTAALTWLIKFLGQNPLVLEQLREEHLEIKAKRESGTSLTWAEVNNMPYTAKVISETLRRATILPWYSRKAAQDFEIDGYKIKKGWSVNLDVVSIHHDEKVFPNPEKFDPSRFDSPLRPYSFLGFGNGPRMCPGINLAKIEISIFIHHLVCTYKWRGLDEDDSVQPTLVRMPRNKYPIIVEAL; encoded by the exons ATGGAGGTGAGCATGTTGATGATTATGGGTGTAATATCGACAGTTTTGGTTTCAATTTTGTTTGTGTTCCAAATTTTGTTTTGGGCAACACCAAAAGATATGGAAGGCATTCCTGGTAGATTGGGGTGGCCTGTCATTGGAGAAAGCTTCTCATTTATTTCTGAATTTTCAAGCCCATCTGGTATTTTCACCTTCATGAACAAGAGGCAGCAAAA gtATGGGAAAGTATTCAAATCATTTGTATTAGGAAGATTCACAGTTTTCATGACTGGAAGAGAAGCAAGCAAAATATTATTAAGTGGAAAAGATGGAATGGTGAGTTTGAACCTATTCTACACAGGACAACAAGTGCTTGGCCCCACAAGCTTGCTCCAAACCACCGGAGACGCTCACAAGCGCCTCCGCCGCCTCATCGCCGAGCCCTTATCCATAGATGGACTCAAAAAGTACTTCAACTTCATCAACTCCCTCACCATTTCCACTTTGGACAATTGGCATGGAAGAACTGTTTTTGTTCTTGAAGAAGCTTCCACA TTCACACTACAAGTGATTGGGCACATGATAATGAGCTTGGAGCCGTCAGGTGAAGAACAAGAGAAATTCAGAGCCAATTTTAAGCTCATTTCTTCCTCTTTTGCTTCTTTGCCTTTTAAAATCCCTGGAACTGCCTTCCACCGTGGCATTAAG gctAGGGATagaatgtatgcaatgttagaCTCAATAATTTTGAAGAGGAGAAATGGAGAAGGATCATTTCAAGAAGATTTCTTAGAATCATTGCTTGTAAAACACAGCAAATTAGAagttgatgaagaagatgataataataataataaactcacTGATAAACAACTCAAAGACAACATACTAACTCTTCTTGTTGCTGGCCATGATACCACTACTGCTGCTCTTACTTGGCTCATCAAATTCCTTGGACAAAATCCACTCGTTTTGGAACAACTCAga gaGGAACACTTAGAAATAAAagcaaagagagagagtggcacaAGTCTCACTTGGGCTGAAGTCAACAACATGCCTTACACTGCTAAA gtaATTAGTGAAACTCTTCGAAGAGCCACAATTCTACCTTGGTATTCAAGAAAAGCAGCTCAAGATTTTGAAATAGATG gATACAAAATAAAGAAAGGTTGGTCAGTGAACTTGGATGTTGTTTCAATCCACCATGACGAGAAAGTTTTTCCAAATCCAGAAAAGTTTGATCCTTCAAGATTTGAT AGTCCATTGAGACCTTATAGCTTTCTTGGATTTGGTAATGGGCCTCGTATGTGTCCTGGAATCAACCTGGCCAAAATTGAGATCTCTATATTCATCCACCATTTGGTTTGCACATACAA ATGGAGAGGTCTTGATGAGGATGACTCTGTCCAACCAACACTTGTGAGAATGCCAAGAAACAAGTACCCAATTATAGTTGAAGCTCTTTGA